The following proteins come from a genomic window of Pseudomonas sp. WJP1:
- the fadB gene encoding fatty acid oxidation complex subunit alpha FadB — MIYEGKAITVKALESGIVELKFDLKGESVNKFNRLTLNELRQAVDAIKADASIKGVIVSSGKDVFIVGADITEFVDNFKLPDAELVAGNLEANKIFSDFEDLNVPTVAAINGIALGGGLEMCLAADYRVMSTKAKIGLPEVKLGIYPGFGGTVRLPRLIGTDNAIEWIAAGKENRPEDALKVGAVDAVVAPEKLQEAALELIKRAISGEFDYKAKRQPKLEKLKLNAIEQMMAFETAKGFVAGQAGPNYPAPVEAIKTIQKAANFGRDKALEIEAAGFVKLAKTAAAQSLIGLFLNDQELKKKAKAYDEIAKDVKQAAVLGAGIMGGGIAYQSASKGTPILMKDINEHGIEQGLAEAAKLLVGRVDKGRMTAAKMAEVLNGIRPTLSYGDFGHVDLVVEAVVENPKVKQAVLAEVEDKVKEDTILASNTSTISISLLAKALKRPENFVGMHFFNPVHMMPLVEVIRGEKSSELAVATTVAYAKKMGKNPIVVNDCPGFLVNRVLFPYFGGFAKLVSAGVDFVRIDKVMEKFGWPMGPAYLMDVVGIDTGHHGRDVMAEGFPDRMKDDTRSAVDVLYEAKRLGQKNGKGFYAYETDKKGKQKKVADPSVLEVLKPIVFEQREVTDEDIINWMMIPLCLETVRCLEDGIVETAAEADMGLVYGIGFPPFRGGALRYIDSLGVAEFVALADQYADLGALYHPTAKLREMAKTGQRFFG, encoded by the coding sequence ATGATTTACGAAGGTAAAGCCATCACGGTTAAGGCTCTTGAAAGTGGCATCGTCGAACTGAAGTTCGATCTCAAGGGTGAGTCCGTCAACAAGTTCAACCGTCTAACCCTGAACGAACTGCGTCAGGCCGTGGACGCCATCAAGGCAGATGCTTCGATCAAGGGTGTGATCGTCAGCAGTGGCAAGGACGTGTTCATCGTCGGTGCCGACATCACCGAATTCGTCGACAACTTCAAGCTGCCGGATGCAGAGCTTGTGGCTGGCAACCTCGAAGCCAACAAGATTTTCAGCGATTTCGAAGACCTCAACGTCCCGACTGTCGCCGCAATCAACGGCATCGCGTTGGGTGGCGGTCTGGAAATGTGCCTGGCAGCGGACTACCGCGTCATGTCGACCAAGGCCAAGATCGGCCTGCCGGAAGTCAAGCTGGGCATCTACCCGGGCTTCGGCGGCACCGTGCGCCTGCCGCGCCTGATCGGTACCGACAACGCCATCGAGTGGATTGCCGCCGGCAAGGAAAACCGTCCTGAAGACGCGCTGAAAGTTGGTGCCGTCGATGCCGTGGTTGCTCCTGAAAAACTGCAGGAAGCTGCGCTGGAACTGATCAAGCGCGCCATTTCCGGCGAGTTCGACTACAAGGCCAAGCGCCAGCCGAAGCTTGAAAAACTCAAGCTGAACGCTATCGAGCAAATGATGGCTTTCGAAACCGCCAAAGGTTTCGTGGCCGGCCAGGCGGGCCCGAACTACCCGGCCCCGGTCGAAGCGATCAAGACCATCCAGAAAGCCGCGAACTTCGGTCGTGACAAGGCCCTGGAAATCGAGGCTGCCGGTTTCGTCAAACTGGCCAAGACCGCCGCTGCACAGAGCCTGATCGGTCTGTTCCTGAACGATCAGGAACTGAAGAAAAAAGCCAAGGCCTACGACGAAATCGCCAAGGACGTGAAGCAGGCCGCCGTACTGGGCGCCGGCATCATGGGTGGCGGTATCGCCTATCAGTCGGCGTCCAAAGGCACGCCGATCCTGATGAAGGACATCAACGAGCACGGTATCGAGCAGGGTCTGGCTGAAGCCGCCAAGCTGCTGGTTGGCCGCGTTGACAAAGGCCGCATGACCGCCGCGAAAATGGCTGAAGTGCTCAACGGCATTCGTCCGACCCTGTCCTACGGTGATTTCGGTCACGTGGACCTGGTGGTCGAAGCGGTCGTCGAGAACCCGAAGGTCAAGCAAGCGGTACTGGCCGAAGTCGAAGACAAGGTCAAAGAGGACACCATCCTCGCCTCGAACACCTCGACCATTTCCATCAGTCTGCTGGCCAAGGCCCTCAAGCGTCCGGAAAACTTCGTCGGCATGCACTTCTTCAACCCGGTGCACATGATGCCGCTGGTGGAAGTGATCCGTGGTGAGAAATCCAGCGAGCTGGCAGTGGCCACTACCGTTGCCTACGCCAAGAAAATGGGCAAGAACCCGATCGTGGTCAACGACTGCCCGGGCTTTTTGGTCAACCGCGTGCTGTTCCCGTACTTCGGCGGTTTCGCCAAGCTAGTCAGCGCCGGTGTGGACTTCGTGCGTATCGACAAGGTCATGGAGAAATTCGGCTGGCCAATGGGCCCGGCGTACCTGATGGACGTGGTCGGCATCGACACCGGCCACCACGGTCGCGACGTGATGGCTGAAGGCTTCCCGGACCGCATGAAGGACGACACTCGCTCGGCCGTGGACGTGCTCTACGAAGCCAAGCGCCTGGGCCAGAAGAACGGCAAGGGCTTCTACGCCTACGAGACCGACAAGAAGGGCAAGCAGAAGAAAGTCGCCGACCCGTCGGTGCTGGAAGTGCTCAAGCCAATCGTCTTCGAACAGCGCGAAGTCACCGACGAAGACATCATCAACTGGATGATGATCCCGCTGTGCCTGGAAACCGTGCGTTGCCTGGAAGACGGCATTGTCGAAACCGCCGCCGAAGCCGACATGGGCCTGGTCTACGGTATCGGTTTCCCTCCATTCCGTGGCGGTGCGCTGCGCTACATCGATTCGCTTGGTGTAGCAGAGTTCGTTGCCCTGGCTGACCAGTACGCTGATTTGGGCGCGCTGTACCACCCGACCGCAAAACTGCGTGAAATGGCCAAGACTGGCCAACGGTTCTTCGGTTAA
- the fadA gene encoding acetyl-CoA C-acyltransferase FadA — protein MSLNPRDVVIVDFGRTPMGRSKGGMHRNTRAEDMSAHLISKLLERNVKVDPSEVEDVIWGCVNQTLEQGWNIARMASLMTQIPHTSAGQTVSRLCGSSMSALHTAAQAIMTGNGDVFVVGGVEHMGHVSMMHGVDPNPHMSLYAAKASGMMGLTAEMLGKMHGITREQQDAFGVRSHQLAHKATVEGKFKDEIIPMQGYDENGFLKTFDYDETIRPETTLESLAALKPAFNPKGGTVTAGTSSQITDGASCMIVMSAQRAQDLGIQPLAVIRSMAVAGVDPAIMGYGPVPATHKALKRAGLSISDIDYFELNEAFAAQALPVLKDLKVLDKMNEKVNLHGGAIALGHPFGCSGARISGTLLNVMKQNGGNLGVATMCIGLGQGISTVFERV, from the coding sequence ATGAGCTTGAATCCAAGAGACGTCGTGATTGTCGACTTCGGTCGTACTCCGATGGGCCGCTCCAAGGGCGGCATGCACCGCAACACCCGCGCCGAAGACATGTCGGCGCACCTGATCAGCAAACTGCTGGAACGCAACGTCAAGGTCGACCCGAGTGAAGTCGAAGACGTGATCTGGGGCTGTGTGAACCAGACCCTGGAGCAGGGCTGGAACATCGCGCGCATGGCGTCGCTGATGACCCAGATCCCGCACACCTCGGCCGGCCAGACCGTCAGCCGCCTGTGTGGCTCGTCGATGAGCGCCCTGCACACCGCTGCGCAAGCGATCATGACCGGCAACGGTGACGTTTTCGTGGTTGGCGGCGTCGAGCATATGGGTCACGTGAGCATGATGCACGGCGTCGATCCGAATCCGCACATGTCGCTGTACGCGGCAAAAGCGTCGGGCATGATGGGCCTGACCGCGGAAATGCTGGGCAAGATGCACGGCATCACCCGTGAGCAGCAGGACGCCTTTGGCGTGCGCTCCCACCAACTCGCCCACAAGGCGACCGTGGAAGGCAAGTTCAAGGACGAAATCATCCCGATGCAGGGCTATGACGAGAACGGTTTCCTGAAAACCTTCGACTACGACGAAACCATTCGTCCGGAAACCACCCTGGAAAGCCTGGCGGCATTGAAGCCTGCTTTCAACCCGAAGGGCGGCACCGTGACAGCTGGCACTTCGTCGCAGATCACCGATGGTGCCTCGTGCATGATCGTGATGTCGGCGCAGCGTGCGCAGGACCTCGGCATCCAGCCCCTGGCGGTGATCCGCTCGATGGCGGTGGCAGGTGTGGACCCGGCGATCATGGGCTATGGTCCAGTACCGGCTACACATAAAGCATTGAAGCGTGCGGGTCTGAGTATCTCCGACATCGACTACTTCGAGCTCAACGAAGCTTTCGCTGCACAGGCCTTGCCGGTGTTGAAAGATCTGAAAGTGCTCGACAAGATGAACGAGAAGGTTAACCTGCACGGCGGCGCGATCGCCCTGGGTCACCCGTTCGGTTGCTCCGGTGCGCGGATTTCCGGCACTTTGCTGAACGTGATGAAGCAGAATGGCGGCAACCTTGGGGTAGCCACCATGTGCATTGGTCTCGGCCAAGGCATCTCCACCGTCTTCGAACGCGTTTAA
- a CDS encoding DUF1653 domain-containing protein: MPIQPGLYQHYKGPQYRVFSVARHSETEEEVVFYQALYGDYGFWVRPLSMFLESVEVDGEQVPRFALVQAEPSLFNKP; this comes from the coding sequence ATGCCGATACAACCTGGGCTCTACCAACATTACAAAGGTCCGCAGTACCGTGTGTTCAGTGTCGCACGGCATTCGGAAACCGAGGAAGAAGTGGTCTTCTACCAAGCCCTGTATGGCGATTACGGCTTTTGGGTACGCCCCTTGAGCATGTTCCTGGAGTCGGTCGAAGTTGACGGCGAACAGGTGCCACGCTTTGCTTTGGTGCAGGCCGAGCCAAGCCTTTTTAACAAGCCATAA
- the topA gene encoding type I DNA topoisomerase, which translates to MGKSLVIVESPAKAKTINKYLGNEYVVKSSIGHIRDLPTSGSASASKEPAAKRGKAAAGEAPALSPKEKARKQLVARMGVDPDHGWKAKYEILPGKEKVIEELRRLAKDADTIYLATDLDREGEAIAWHLREAIGGDDTRYKRVVFNEITKKAIQEAFSQPGELDIDRVNAQQARRFLDRVVGYMVSPLLWAKIARGLSAGRVQSVAVKLVVEREREIRAFIPEEYWEVHADLGTAKGATVRFDVAREKGEAFKPLNEAQAMAALEKLKASSYSIVKREDKPTSSKPSAPFITSTLQQAASNRLGFGVKKTMMMAQRLYEAGYITYMRTDSTNLSADAVAMARTYIEGEFGKKYLPENPNVYSSKEGAQEAHEAIRPSDANTEPSKLSGMERDAERLYELIWRQFLACQMLPAQYLSTTVTVGAGDFELRAKGRILKFDGYTRVMPQIAKPGDDDVLPDMAQGDAMKLIKLDPTQHFTKPPARYSEASLVKEMEKRGIGRPSTYAAIISTIQDRGYVALHNRRFYSEKMGDIVTERLSESFSNLMDYGFTAGMEEHLDDVAQGERDWKNVLDEFYGDFKKKLEVAESPESGMRANQPVMTDIPCTTCGRPMQIRTASTGVFLGCSGYSLPPKERCKATVNLVPGDEIAADDEGESESLVLRGKHRCPICSTAMDAYLLDEKRKLHICGNNPDCDGYEIEEGTYRIKGYEGPSLECDKCGSEMQLKTGRFGKFFGCTNATCKNTRKLLKSGDAAPPKMDPVKMPELKCEKVNDTYILRDGASGLFLAASQFPKNRETRAPLVMEIIPHKDEIDPKYHFLCEAPKKDPDGLPAVIRYSRKTKEQYVQTEVDGKPTGWKAFYDGGKWKVEDKRPAAKA; encoded by the coding sequence ATGGGCAAATCGCTGGTCATTGTGGAATCCCCGGCTAAGGCCAAGACCATCAACAAGTATTTGGGCAACGAATACGTGGTGAAGTCGAGTATCGGCCATATCCGAGACCTGCCCACCAGCGGTTCGGCTAGCGCCAGCAAAGAGCCAGCCGCCAAGCGCGGCAAGGCTGCTGCGGGCGAAGCGCCGGCCTTGTCGCCGAAAGAAAAAGCGCGCAAGCAGCTGGTCGCACGCATGGGTGTCGATCCCGATCATGGCTGGAAAGCCAAGTACGAGATCCTCCCGGGCAAGGAAAAGGTCATCGAAGAGCTGCGCCGGCTCGCCAAGGATGCTGACACCATCTATCTCGCAACCGACTTGGATCGCGAGGGGGAAGCCATTGCCTGGCACCTGCGCGAAGCCATCGGGGGTGACGACACCCGCTACAAGCGCGTGGTGTTCAACGAAATCACCAAGAAGGCGATCCAGGAAGCCTTCTCCCAGCCAGGCGAGCTGGACATCGATCGTGTCAACGCTCAGCAGGCGCGTCGTTTCCTCGACCGCGTGGTGGGTTACATGGTGTCGCCGCTGCTGTGGGCCAAGATCGCCCGTGGCCTGTCCGCCGGTCGGGTACAGTCGGTTGCCGTGAAGCTGGTGGTGGAGCGTGAGCGCGAAATCCGTGCGTTCATTCCGGAAGAGTACTGGGAAGTCCACGCCGACCTCGGCACCGCCAAGGGCGCGACCGTGCGTTTCGACGTCGCTCGCGAGAAAGGCGAAGCCTTCAAGCCGCTGAACGAAGCCCAGGCCATGGCCGCGCTGGAAAAGCTCAAGGCGTCCAGCTACAGCATCGTCAAGCGCGAAGACAAGCCGACCAGCAGCAAGCCGTCGGCACCGTTCATCACGTCCACCCTGCAGCAGGCCGCGAGCAACCGCCTGGGCTTCGGCGTGAAGAAAACCATGATGATGGCCCAGCGTCTGTATGAAGCCGGCTACATCACTTATATGCGTACCGACTCCACCAACCTCTCGGCCGATGCCGTGGCGATGGCGCGTACCTATATTGAAGGCGAGTTCGGCAAGAAGTACCTGCCGGAAAACCCGAACGTCTACAGCAGCAAGGAAGGCGCCCAGGAGGCTCACGAAGCGATTCGTCCGTCCGACGCCAACACCGAGCCAAGCAAGCTGTCGGGCATGGAGCGTGATGCAGAACGGCTGTACGAGCTGATCTGGCGCCAGTTCCTCGCCTGCCAGATGCTGCCGGCGCAATACCTGTCGACTACCGTCACCGTCGGTGCCGGTGACTTCGAGCTGCGTGCCAAGGGCCGTATCCTCAAGTTCGACGGTTACACCCGCGTCATGCCGCAAATCGCCAAGCCGGGCGATGACGACGTGCTGCCGGACATGGCCCAGGGCGACGCGATGAAGCTGATCAAGCTTGATCCGACCCAGCACTTCACCAAGCCGCCGGCGCGTTACTCGGAAGCCAGCCTGGTCAAAGAAATGGAAAAACGCGGCATCGGTCGTCCTTCGACCTACGCGGCGATCATTTCGACCATCCAGGACCGCGGCTACGTGGCGCTGCACAACCGTCGTTTCTATTCGGAAAAGATGGGTGACATCGTCACCGAGCGCTTGTCGGAAAGTTTCTCCAACCTGATGGACTACGGCTTCACCGCCGGCATGGAAGAGCACCTCGATGACGTGGCTCAGGGCGAGCGCGACTGGAAAAACGTGCTGGACGAGTTCTACGGCGACTTCAAGAAGAAGCTCGAGGTAGCCGAGAGCCCGGAAAGTGGCATGCGTGCCAACCAGCCAGTGATGACGGACATTCCGTGCACCACCTGTGGCCGTCCGATGCAGATTCGTACTGCGTCGACCGGCGTATTCCTCGGTTGCTCGGGCTACAGCCTGCCGCCGAAAGAGCGCTGCAAGGCGACCGTCAACCTGGTGCCGGGCGATGAAATCGCCGCGGACGACGAGGGTGAATCGGAATCGCTGGTGCTGCGCGGCAAGCACCGTTGCCCGATCTGCAGCACGGCGATGGACGCCTACCTGCTGGACGAGAAACGCAAGCTGCACATCTGCGGTAACAACCCGGATTGCGATGGCTATGAAATCGAAGAGGGCACCTATCGCATCAAGGGCTATGAAGGTCCGAGCCTGGAATGCGACAAGTGCGGCAGCGAGATGCAACTCAAGACTGGCCGTTTCGGCAAGTTCTTCGGTTGCACCAACGCCACCTGCAAGAACACCCGCAAGCTGCTGAAAAGCGGTGATGCGGCGCCGCCGAAGATGGACCCGGTGAAGATGCCTGAGCTGAAATGCGAAAAGGTCAACGACACCTACATCCTGCGCGACGGTGCCTCGGGCCTGTTCCTGGCCGCCAGCCAGTTCCCGAAAAACCGCGAGACCCGCGCACCGCTGGTGATGGAGATCATCCCGCACAAGGATGAGATCGATCCGAAGTATCACTTCCTCTGCGAAGCGCCGAAGAAAGATCCGGATGGCCTGCCGGCAGTGATCCGTTACAGCCGCAAGACCAAGGAGCAGTACGTGCAGACCGAAGTCGACGGTAAGCCGACTGGCTGGAAGGCGTTCTACGACGGTGGCAAGTGGAAGGTCGAGGACAAGCGACCGGCTGCCAAGGCTTAA
- a CDS encoding DUF6586 family protein, producing the protein MAHELYTRTNQKIYFAGLSLEALAKAEEGRAMNSLALIQAGRESALFHLYGALLGLCHEIAGFYRLPQANASRAESLLTREVLESIAIPEMAEMVELANNPETWLARLLAAHAALFQPPRAPHKPKGDVTQPLILAVNLDEEEAPQELGREELESWRQNLKSLAIRFREGLNEC; encoded by the coding sequence ATGGCCCACGAACTCTATACCCGTACCAACCAGAAGATCTATTTCGCCGGCCTGTCGCTGGAAGCGCTCGCCAAAGCCGAAGAGGGGCGGGCGATGAATTCCCTGGCGCTGATTCAGGCGGGGCGCGAATCGGCGTTGTTTCACCTGTACGGCGCCTTGCTGGGCCTGTGCCACGAGATTGCCGGCTTCTATCGCTTGCCCCAGGCCAATGCCTCCCGGGCCGAATCGTTGCTGACTCGCGAAGTGCTGGAAAGCATCGCTATCCCGGAAATGGCCGAGATGGTCGAGCTGGCCAACAACCCGGAAACCTGGCTGGCCAGGTTGCTGGCTGCCCATGCGGCGTTGTTCCAGCCGCCACGGGCGCCGCACAAGCCTAAAGGCGATGTGACGCAGCCGTTGATCCTGGCGGTAAACCTCGATGAAGAAGAGGCGCCTCAGGAGCTGGGTCGCGAGGAACTGGAGAGCTGGCGGCAAAACCTGAAAAGCCTGGCCATCCGTTTTCGCGAAGGCTTGAACGAGTGCTGA
- the sulA gene encoding SOS-induced cell division inhibitor SulA, whose protein sequence is MQFPHTSQQAQLPLQFEAFMAQPLAPILKEVVESPWSAEPEVFSELSLRGAAGNCLNLLAPILRELSQDQDARWLTLIAPPASLTQTWLRDAGLNRERILLLQPRGTQSAQQLTCEALRLGRSHTVVSWLNPMSKISRQQLISAARTGDAQSLNIRLG, encoded by the coding sequence ATGCAGTTCCCACACACATCACAGCAAGCCCAACTGCCACTTCAGTTCGAGGCCTTCATGGCACAGCCATTGGCACCGATCCTGAAGGAAGTGGTCGAGTCGCCCTGGAGCGCCGAACCCGAGGTCTTCAGTGAACTGTCTCTGCGTGGTGCTGCCGGGAACTGCCTGAACCTTCTGGCGCCGATCCTCCGGGAACTCAGCCAGGACCAGGATGCACGCTGGCTGACCCTGATCGCCCCGCCAGCCAGCCTGACCCAGACCTGGCTGCGGGACGCCGGCCTGAATCGCGAACGCATCCTGTTGCTGCAACCCCGCGGCACCCAAAGTGCCCAGCAACTGACTTGCGAGGCCCTTCGCCTTGGCCGCAGCCACACGGTGGTCAGCTGGCTCAACCCGATGAGCAAAATCTCACGGCAACAGCTGATCAGCGCCGCCCGGACCGGGGACGCTCAAAGTCTGAATATTCGACTGGGTTAA
- the lexA gene encoding transcriptional repressor LexA → MLKLTPRQAEILAFIKRCLEDNGYPPTRAEIAQELGFKSPNAAEEHLKALARKGAIEMTPGASRGIRIPGFEAKADDSSLPIIGRVAAGAPILAQQHVEESCNINPAFFHPRADYLLRVHGMSMKDVGIFDGDLLAVHTTREARNGQIVVARIGDEVTVKRFKRDGSKVWLLAENPEFAPIEVNLKDQELVIEGLSVGVIRR, encoded by the coding sequence ATGCTAAAGCTGACGCCACGCCAAGCCGAGATTCTGGCCTTCATCAAACGTTGCCTCGAAGACAACGGCTACCCGCCGACCCGTGCGGAAATCGCTCAGGAACTGGGTTTCAAATCGCCCAACGCGGCAGAAGAACACCTCAAGGCGCTGGCCCGCAAGGGCGCGATCGAGATGACACCAGGCGCTTCGCGCGGCATTCGCATTCCCGGTTTCGAGGCCAAGGCCGACGACTCCAGCCTGCCGATCATTGGCCGCGTCGCAGCCGGCGCGCCGATCCTCGCCCAGCAACACGTTGAAGAGTCCTGCAACATCAACCCTGCGTTCTTCCACCCGCGCGCCGATTATCTGCTGCGGGTGCACGGCATGAGCATGAAGGATGTGGGCATCTTCGACGGCGACCTGCTGGCCGTCCACACCACCCGCGAAGCCCGCAACGGCCAGATCGTGGTGGCGCGGATCGGCGACGAAGTCACCGTCAAACGCTTCAAGCGCGACGGCAGCAAAGTCTGGCTGCTGGCCGAAAACCCTGAGTTTGCCCCTATCGAAGTGAACCTTAAAGATCAGGAACTGGTGATCGAAGGCTTGAGCGTCGGCGTCATTCGCCGCTAA
- a CDS encoding TetR/AcrR family transcriptional regulator: MAQSETVERILDAAEQLFAEKGFAETSLRLITSKAGVNLAAVNYHFGSKKALIQAVFSRFLGPFCISLDKELERRQARPENKPSLEELLEILVEQALVVQPRSGNDLSIFMRLLGLAFSQSQGHLRRYLEDMYGKVFRRYMMLVNEAAPRIPPIELFWRVHFMLGAAAFSMSGIKALRAIAETDFGVNTSIEQVMRLMVPFLAAGMRAESGVTDSAMATAQLRPRSKSTPVAAKV; encoded by the coding sequence ATGGCCCAGTCGGAAACCGTTGAACGCATTCTCGATGCTGCCGAGCAGTTGTTCGCGGAAAAAGGTTTCGCCGAAACCTCGTTGCGCCTGATCACCAGCAAAGCGGGTGTGAACCTGGCGGCGGTGAACTATCACTTCGGTTCCAAGAAGGCGCTGATCCAGGCCGTCTTCTCGCGTTTCCTGGGGCCTTTCTGCATCAGCCTCGATAAAGAGCTGGAGCGGCGCCAGGCGAGGCCTGAAAACAAGCCTTCCCTCGAGGAATTGCTGGAAATCCTCGTCGAGCAAGCCCTGGTGGTACAGCCACGCAGCGGCAACGACCTGTCGATTTTCATGCGTTTGCTGGGACTGGCCTTCAGCCAGAGCCAGGGGCATTTGCGCCGTTATCTGGAAGACATGTACGGCAAGGTGTTTCGCCGCTACATGATGCTGGTCAACGAGGCTGCCCCACGCATCCCGCCGATCGAACTGTTCTGGCGCGTGCACTTCATGCTGGGTGCGGCGGCGTTCAGCATGTCCGGTATCAAGGCCTTGCGCGCGATCGCCGAAACCGACTTCGGGGTCAACACCTCCATCGAGCAGGTCATGCGCCTGATGGTGCCGTTCCTGGCGGCCGGCATGCGTGCTGAATCCGGTGTCACCGACTCGGCCATGGCCACCGCGCAACTGCGTCCTCGTAGCAAATCGACACCGGTTGCCGCCAAGGTTTAA
- the nagZ gene encoding beta-N-acetylhexosaminidase: protein MTAGLQGSLMVDVAGTWLTAEDRQLLRQPEVGGLIIFARNIEHPRQVRELSAAIRAIRPDLLLAVDQEGGRVQRLRQGFVRLPAMRAIADNPNAEYLAEQCGWIMATEVLAVGLDLSFAPVLDLDHQRSAVVGTRSFEADPQRAALLAGAFIRGMNSAGMAATGKHFPGHGWAEADSHVAIPNDERSLEQIRAHDLVPFAQLSKQLAAVMPAHVIYPQVDAQPAGFSRRWLQDILRGELQFDGVIFSDDLSMAGAHVVGDAASRIEAALTAGCDMGLVCNDRAAAELALSAAQRLQVKPSARIARMRGQAHANTEYRQDPRWLAAVGALRDAQLID from the coding sequence ATGACTGCTGGCCTGCAAGGCTCGTTGATGGTGGACGTCGCCGGTACCTGGCTGACGGCTGAAGATCGCCAATTGTTGCGCCAGCCCGAAGTGGGCGGCTTGATCATTTTCGCCCGCAACATCGAACATCCGCGCCAGGTTCGCGAACTGAGCGCGGCGATACGCGCCATTCGTCCCGACCTGCTGCTGGCGGTGGACCAGGAAGGCGGGCGGGTCCAGCGCCTGCGCCAGGGCTTCGTGCGCCTGCCGGCGATGCGCGCCATTGCCGACAACCCGAACGCCGAATACCTGGCCGAGCAGTGCGGCTGGATCATGGCCACCGAGGTACTGGCCGTTGGCCTGGACCTGAGCTTCGCCCCGGTGCTGGATCTCGATCACCAGCGTAGCGCGGTGGTCGGGACCCGTTCGTTCGAAGCGGATCCGCAGCGTGCCGCGCTGCTGGCCGGGGCTTTCATTCGCGGCATGAACAGCGCGGGCATGGCCGCCACCGGCAAGCATTTTCCCGGCCACGGCTGGGCCGAGGCGGATTCCCACGTCGCGATCCCCAATGACGAGCGCAGCCTTGAGCAGATCCGTGCCCATGACCTGGTGCCCTTCGCCCAGTTGAGCAAGCAGTTGGCCGCCGTCATGCCTGCCCACGTTATTTATCCACAGGTCGATGCCCAGCCAGCGGGCTTCTCCCGGCGTTGGCTGCAGGACATCCTGCGGGGCGAGTTGCAATTCGACGGGGTGATTTTCAGCGACGACCTGTCCATGGCCGGTGCCCACGTGGTGGGCGATGCCGCCAGCCGTATCGAAGCGGCGTTGACCGCCGGTTGTGACATGGGACTGGTGTGCAACGACCGTGCAGCCGCCGAGCTGGCCCTGAGCGCCGCCCAGCGTTTGCAGGTCAAGCCGTCGGCGCGCATTGCGCGGATGCGCGGCCAGGCGCATGCGAACACCGAGTACCGCCAGGATCCACGCTGGCTGGCGGCCGTGGGCGCGCTGAGGGATGCACAGCTTATTGATTGA
- a CDS encoding S-methyl-5'-thioinosine phosphorylase yields the protein MTVYAIIGGSGLTRLDGLKIRQSLALDTPYGTPSADVQVGEYAGREVLFLARHGHPHRFAPHRVNYRANLWALKQAGAEAILAVNAVGAISGAMGTGHFCVPHQLIDYTSGREHSYFADDLEPVTHIDFSYPYSESLRQRLIAALVAEGVGFSDQGVYACTQGPRLETAAEILRLERDGCDIVGMTGMPEAALARELQLDYACLALVVNPAAGKSASVVSMAEIERALGEGMVKVRSMLARVLAG from the coding sequence ATGACGGTTTACGCGATTATCGGCGGCAGCGGCCTGACCCGGCTGGACGGCCTCAAGATTCGTCAGTCATTGGCGCTGGATACGCCCTACGGCACGCCGTCTGCCGATGTGCAGGTCGGCGAGTACGCTGGCAGGGAAGTGCTGTTTCTCGCGCGACATGGCCACCCACACCGTTTTGCCCCGCACCGGGTGAATTACCGCGCCAATCTCTGGGCGCTGAAGCAGGCCGGTGCCGAGGCGATTCTGGCGGTCAACGCGGTGGGCGCGATCAGCGGGGCGATGGGCACCGGGCATTTCTGCGTGCCGCATCAGTTGATCGACTACACCAGCGGTCGCGAGCACAGCTACTTTGCCGATGACCTGGAACCGGTCACCCATATCGATTTCAGCTACCCCTACAGCGAATCGCTGCGTCAGCGCCTGATTGCAGCGCTGGTGGCCGAAGGTGTGGGTTTCAGCGATCAGGGCGTGTATGCCTGCACCCAGGGCCCGCGGCTGGAAACCGCTGCCGAGATCCTGCGCCTGGAGCGCGATGGGTGCGACATCGTCGGCATGACCGGAATGCCGGAAGCGGCCCTGGCCCGCGAGCTGCAACTGGATTACGCCTGTCTGGCGCTGGTGGTGAACCCGGCGGCGGGCAAGTCGGCCTCGGTGGTCAGCATGGCCGAGATCGAGCGGGCGTTGGGGGAGGGGATGGTCAAGGTGAGGTCGATGTTGGCGCGGGTGCTTGCGGGCTGA